From the genome of Methanobrevibacter smithii ATCC 35061, one region includes:
- a CDS encoding right-handed parallel beta-helix repeat-containing protein translates to MVKNIKFSLILLLLIFVSLGAVSAAEDVNATVDDNIISDSMVSYEPVSYNYYSDSGVIAAPASHTVSSSNYGTYFDENGTLKSSSVNSGDTMSLDGTFSDKKFILNKPLNVVGTSTNKMQDCTVVLLKESSGSSVSNLNIANKGTDIQGIFLNEATKCNIFNNKINNSGPSSFPIALNPGSSYNNITNNVLATYGATYGHGSRSTSLIVLGGAHYNYIADNYLYTDDANGIYLSSYGGGAFVGAISNYNVIFNNTIKATVLPTSWNYAIQLMGNYNNASSNTIIGNYRSISSTGVGTIVTDNKIINATGKDFNTNETVGGDYAIAVGNSSLVSNNIIQNALLMGAGILAGDYSNVTDNVVDIHGNGYGIQAEGNYISIKNNNVTTNTSAGIFQMGKYDYLTVTNNNIVSNTGVGVLLKKVSSTKFPANIVITGNDITTTNKYAIDAAEADKDTYTISNNKCHGSLILTPEGAVDPSKPVYVFNGTIYTVTESNYSSFFDENGNLNSAIKMRDTLNFVGNFNNKIMLITEGIKILGKNAVFTDSMFKVTTNHVWIENVTIINKNSSSLNRWGVNVVDTNQVMILNNNISVVDPNAAYAIYIYRSGNVEVVNNTLYSHGNYLTYTVLGYGAENCAISGNVINTLGTGELHLYEASKCIDGKNDVKEIFRTYGILMIYSSDNEVLNNNVTVKSLVNQPRATVNGNFSTNSLVGIDFYFDSSNNIISGNNIHVEGKDNYLYGMGVIGSETGSGSSKYSSNNKFVDNNVEVIGNYFATGIIAGYNSKNNLIKDNDVKISADNVNYGITLELSQSSTIVNNKVNAAAEVIYGMEAYSSNNNKISGNIISGTGNMVYGFAGYASSNNVISNNKITSNGNGKAISFKNYDSIKEGNAGIRFVAISTGNIIDNNEIVSNVGYPVDLDTKSVNNTITNNYLVGKEGSGNDGVNNSKNNIVNNNYKYIFENVVFADVTVSYLDNATIKITAKLPYTGGLAAQAAFYINGVKIGSAVFNDGVATLKYQLNESYVPGYYSITAVLSKVNYKSVNATANLIVTKGKLNIKVDEVIGKAGNKVYFTATVKNVLGNGVSGITVEFFTDGRYAGKAVSDENGIAKFVYEIPKSFTGSHPISANASENNYYLGSSATSKLTIGDMVYTVISAKDVVMYYKNGTRLEGTLKDLNGNAIAGADVKITINGVTYTKTTDKDGKFSMGLNLVAGEYSVYIKFDSNAKQWGSDAEVNVLIKSTISSRDVTKMFRNDTQYYAVFYDGHGNLLKNTEVKFNINGVWYTKKTNAVGTAGLNIQLYPGKYIITAVGPNGEQKGNTVTVLSLLTENHDLVKYFKNASAYSVKVIKQDGSVAGAGEKVTFNINGVFYTKTTDANGVATLGIGLLPGDYIVTAIYKDCMVSNKITVKNVMFTDNLDMKYNDGSKFTATLIDGQGKPYANQNITFNVNGVFYNKVTDSNGIASLGIRLLSGKYIITSIWENLQIGNTITIRQ, encoded by the coding sequence ATGGTAAAAAATATTAAATTTTCTTTAATTTTATTATTATTGATTTTTGTATCTCTCGGAGCAGTTAGTGCTGCTGAAGATGTTAATGCAACAGTTGATGATAATATAATTTCAGATAGTATGGTATCTTATGAGCCAGTTAGTTATAATTACTATTCTGATAGTGGTGTTATAGCTGCACCTGCGTCTCATACAGTAAGTTCATCTAATTATGGTACTTATTTTGACGAGAATGGTACTCTCAAATCATCTTCTGTTAATTCTGGAGATACTATGAGTTTGGATGGAACTTTCAGTGATAAAAAATTTATTTTAAATAAACCTTTAAATGTTGTAGGTACATCAACTAATAAAATGCAGGATTGTACTGTGGTTCTTTTAAAAGAATCCTCTGGAAGTAGCGTATCTAACTTAAATATTGCAAATAAAGGTACTGATATTCAGGGAATATTCCTTAATGAGGCTACCAAATGTAATATTTTCAATAATAAAATAAACAATTCCGGTCCAAGTTCTTTCCCTATTGCTTTAAATCCGGGTTCTAGTTATAATAATATTACAAACAATGTATTAGCTACTTATGGAGCAACTTATGGGCATGGTTCCAGGTCTACTTCTTTAATTGTACTTGGTGGTGCTCATTACAATTACATAGCTGATAATTATTTATACACTGATGATGCAAATGGAATTTATTTGTCCAGTTATGGTGGGGGAGCTTTTGTTGGAGCTATATCTAATTATAATGTTATTTTCAACAATACTATAAAAGCAACTGTTCTTCCAACTTCCTGGAATTATGCTATCCAGCTTATGGGAAATTATAACAATGCAAGTTCCAATACTATCATCGGTAATTACAGATCCATTTCTTCTACTGGTGTAGGTACTATTGTAACTGATAATAAAATTATCAATGCTACAGGTAAAGATTTCAACACTAATGAAACTGTAGGTGGGGACTATGCAATTGCTGTAGGTAATTCCTCTTTAGTTTCCAATAATATAATTCAAAATGCATTACTTATGGGTGCTGGAATTCTTGCAGGAGATTATTCCAATGTAACTGATAATGTTGTTGACATTCATGGTAACGGTTATGGAATTCAGGCAGAAGGTAATTATATTTCAATTAAAAATAATAATGTAACTACCAATACTTCTGCAGGTATTTTTCAAATGGGTAAATATGATTATTTAACTGTTACAAATAATAATATAGTTTCCAATACTGGTGTTGGTGTTTTACTTAAAAAAGTGTCCAGCACTAAATTCCCTGCAAATATTGTTATTACAGGTAATGACATAACTACCACTAATAAATATGCAATTGATGCTGCTGAAGCAGATAAAGATACTTACACAATTTCAAACAACAAATGTCATGGTTCTTTAATATTAACTCCTGAAGGAGCTGTAGATCCATCAAAACCGGTGTATGTTTTTAATGGTACAATTTACACAGTTACGGAAAGTAATTATTCTAGTTTCTTTGATGAAAACGGTAATTTAAATTCAGCTATTAAAATGAGAGATACTTTAAACTTTGTTGGAAACTTTAACAATAAAATAATGCTTATTACTGAAGGTATTAAAATCCTTGGTAAAAATGCTGTTTTTACTGATTCAATGTTTAAAGTAACTACAAATCATGTATGGATTGAAAATGTAACTATCATTAATAAAAACTCTTCTTCTTTAAATAGATGGGGAGTTAATGTAGTTGATACTAATCAGGTAATGATATTAAACAATAATATTAGTGTTGTTGATCCGAATGCAGCATATGCTATTTATATTTACAGATCAGGTAATGTTGAAGTGGTAAATAACACTCTTTACTCTCACGGTAATTATTTAACTTACACAGTTCTCGGATATGGTGCAGAAAATTGTGCTATTTCTGGAAACGTAATTAATACTTTAGGAACTGGTGAATTACATTTATATGAAGCTTCAAAATGTATTGACGGTAAAAATGATGTTAAAGAAATTTTCAGAACCTATGGTATTTTAATGATTTATTCTTCTGACAATGAAGTATTAAACAATAATGTAACTGTTAAATCTTTAGTAAATCAACCTAGAGCTACTGTTAATGGTAATTTTTCCACTAATTCATTAGTAGGTATTGATTTCTACTTTGATTCAAGTAACAATATTATTTCTGGAAACAATATTCATGTTGAAGGAAAAGACAATTATTTATATGGTATGGGCGTAATTGGATCTGAAACCGGTTCAGGATCTTCTAAATATTCTTCAAATAATAAATTCGTTGACAATAATGTGGAAGTTATCGGAAATTATTTTGCAACAGGTATTATAGCAGGTTATAATTCAAAAAATAATTTAATTAAAGATAATGATGTAAAAATTTCAGCAGATAATGTAAATTATGGTATTACTTTAGAATTATCTCAATCTTCCACTATTGTAAACAATAAAGTTAATGCAGCTGCAGAAGTTATTTATGGAATGGAAGCTTATTCTTCCAACAACAATAAAATTTCCGGAAATATTATTTCTGGAACTGGAAATATGGTTTATGGATTTGCAGGTTATGCATCAAGTAATAATGTTATTTCCAATAATAAAATAACTTCCAATGGTAATGGTAAAGCAATTTCATTTAAAAATTATGATTCAATTAAAGAAGGAAATGCAGGAATTCGTTTTGTAGCTATTTCAACTGGTAATATAATAGATAATAATGAAATTGTATCTAATGTAGGTTATCCTGTAGATTTAGATACTAAATCTGTTAACAATACTATTACTAACAATTACTTGGTTGGAAAAGAAGGCAGTGGAAATGACGGTGTAAATAATAGTAAAAACAATATTGTCAACAATAATTACAAATATATCTTTGAAAATGTTGTATTTGCAGATGTAACTGTATCTTATTTAGACAATGCAACCATTAAAATAACTGCTAAACTTCCATACACCGGTGGTCTTGCAGCTCAAGCAGCATTCTACATAAACGGTGTAAAAATTGGAAGTGCTGTTTTCAATGATGGTGTCGCTACTTTAAAATATCAATTAAATGAGTCCTATGTTCCTGGATATTACTCAATTACTGCTGTTTTATCTAAAGTTAATTATAAATCAGTTAATGCAACTGCTAATTTAATTGTAACTAAAGGAAAATTAAACATTAAAGTAGATGAAGTAATTGGAAAAGCAGGTAATAAAGTTTATTTCACAGCTACTGTTAAAAATGTTTTAGGCAATGGCGTAAGTGGAATTACTGTTGAATTCTTCACTGATGGAAGATATGCTGGAAAAGCTGTAAGTGATGAAAACGGAATAGCTAAATTTGTTTATGAAATACCTAAATCTTTCACAGGATCACATCCAATATCTGCCAATGCTAGTGAAAATAATTACTACTTAGGCAGTTCTGCTACTTCAAAATTAACTATCGGAGATATGGTTTATACTGTAATTTCAGCTAAAGATGTTGTAATGTATTATAAAAACGGAACCCGTTTAGAAGGAACTCTTAAAGATTTAAACGGTAATGCAATTGCTGGAGCTGATGTAAAAATAACTATTAATGGTGTAACTTACACTAAAACCACTGATAAAGATGGTAAATTCTCAATGGGTCTTAATTTAGTAGCTGGTGAATATTCAGTTTACATCAAATTTGATTCCAATGCTAAACAGTGGGGCAGTGATGCTGAAGTAAATGTTTTAATAAAATCTACTATTTCAAGTAGGGATGTTACTAAAATGTTTAGAAACGACACTCAATATTATGCTGTATTCTATGATGGGCATGGTAATTTATTAAAAAATACTGAAGTTAAATTTAATATTAATGGTGTATGGTATACTAAAAAAACCAATGCAGTCGGTACTGCTGGTTTAAATATTCAGTTATATCCTGGCAAATACATTATTACAGCTGTTGGTCCTAATGGAGAACAGAAAGGTAACACAGTTACAGTTTTATCTTTACTTACTGAGAACCATGATCTTGTAAAATACTTTAAAAATGCATCTGCATATTCAGTTAAAGTAATTAAACAGGATGGTAGTGTTGCAGGAGCTGGTGAAAAAGTAACATTTAATATCAACGGTGTATTCTACACTAAAACAACTGATGCAAATGGTGTAGCTACTTTAGGAATTGGTTTACTTCCGGGAGACTATATTGTTACTGCAATATACAAAGACTGTATGGTTTCCAATAAAATTACAGTTAAAAATGTAATGTTTACTGATAATTTAGACATGAAATATAATGACGGCAGCAAATTCACAGCTACATTAATTGACGGTCAAGGTAAACCTTATGCAAATCAAAATATAACATTTAATGTTAATGGTGTATTCTATAATAAAGTAACTGACAGTAATGGTATTGCTTCTTTAGGTATCAGATTATTGTCCGGTAAATATATTATTACTTCTATCTGGGAGAATTTACAAATTGGAAACACTATTACTATTAGACAATAA